One window of Dysgonomonas mossii genomic DNA carries:
- a CDS encoding TonB-dependent receptor yields the protein MIKKNILLLLIFITSLAYSQQIKITGKVTNQQGKSLEHVSVSEMNSRNGVITNERGEYALSIQPKDSIKIIFSLIGYQRHQYIIPKPKSDLILNITLKEDNNTLEAITIEGQQTVTTVIERIDYLATRRASNPWGSIESLLATMGGVSSTNELSSQYSVRGGNFDENIVYVNGNEIYRPLLVRSAQQEGLSFINTDMVQTVGFSAGGYSAEYGDKMSSVLDITYKKPKEFEASASAGLLGGSVHIGNSTGKFSQITGVRYKTTHSLLSSTDTKAEYDPSFIDAQTYITYELSPKWEVSMLGNYAHNTYEYTPKTRSTSFGTLTTPRNFTVYFDGWERDRFITYQAAFTLKGRINENLNIGITSSTFSSDERERYDIEGNYILKEQNIVEGNEAFDESSVLGIGRYIEHARNQVKSEVYTISHFGDFKIGSNLLKWGLTYQQENVRDKIKEWEMRDSAGYSLPNTGIDVNLYSNLKADNKIKPSRFSGYIQDTYKLNTDNGLFIINAGVRASYWTLNKELIVSPRGAIAFVPSGIENFSIRLAGGIYYQAPFYKEFQKIVNVDGNNVIELNKDIKSQKSIHVVLGSDYYFGGGGEHNSPPLKLSGEIYYKKLSDLIPYTVNNVKIRYSGENSSKGFALGMDMKLYGEFIPGVDSWISLGIMKTQQEIDGQKVPLPTDQRFNFALFYQDYMPGYERLKMSLRGLWSQGLPVSAPYKGYENGYFRTPAYKRVDIGFSWQILGENFAIRNTNSLCKALKNIWLGIDIFNIFDMQNTNTYYWITDIYNHQYAVPNYLTGRQVNAKLLIEF from the coding sequence ATGATCAAGAAAAACATATTATTACTTCTCATATTTATTACATCTCTTGCTTATTCACAGCAAATAAAAATCACAGGAAAAGTTACCAACCAACAAGGAAAATCTTTGGAGCACGTTTCTGTTTCGGAGATGAATAGCCGCAATGGAGTAATAACAAATGAGAGAGGCGAGTATGCATTATCTATACAACCTAAAGATTCGATTAAGATCATATTCTCTCTGATAGGCTATCAACGTCACCAATATATAATCCCTAAACCGAAAAGTGACCTGATACTAAATATCACATTAAAAGAAGATAATAATACTTTAGAAGCCATTACTATAGAAGGTCAACAAACCGTTACCACAGTTATTGAACGAATCGACTACTTAGCAACCAGACGTGCTTCAAATCCTTGGGGAAGTATAGAATCTCTCCTCGCAACGATGGGGGGAGTAAGCTCCACAAACGAACTGAGTTCACAATACTCGGTACGCGGAGGGAACTTTGATGAAAATATCGTATACGTTAATGGGAATGAGATTTATCGTCCTCTCCTAGTGCGCTCAGCTCAGCAGGAAGGGTTAAGTTTTATAAATACTGACATGGTGCAAACCGTCGGTTTTTCTGCCGGAGGATATAGTGCAGAGTATGGAGATAAGATGTCATCAGTGCTTGATATTACATATAAAAAACCTAAAGAGTTTGAAGCGTCTGCCTCAGCCGGACTTCTAGGAGGAAGTGTTCATATCGGTAATTCGACAGGAAAATTCTCGCAGATTACGGGAGTTCGTTATAAAACGACTCACTCCCTACTGAGCTCTACCGATACTAAAGCCGAATACGACCCGTCATTTATTGATGCTCAAACATATATAACGTACGAATTGTCGCCCAAATGGGAAGTTAGTATGCTCGGAAACTATGCGCACAATACTTATGAATATACGCCCAAAACTCGCAGTACTAGTTTTGGTACGCTTACGACACCTCGCAACTTTACGGTATATTTTGATGGATGGGAAAGGGATCGGTTTATTACTTACCAAGCAGCATTTACACTGAAAGGTAGAATAAATGAAAATCTAAATATAGGTATTACCAGCTCTACATTCTCTTCTGACGAGAGAGAGCGTTATGATATAGAAGGCAACTATATATTGAAAGAGCAGAACATTGTAGAAGGGAATGAAGCCTTTGACGAGTCTTCTGTATTAGGGATAGGACGATATATTGAACATGCACGCAATCAGGTAAAATCGGAAGTATATACAATCAGTCATTTCGGAGACTTTAAGATAGGAAGCAACCTCTTGAAATGGGGGCTCACTTATCAACAAGAAAATGTAAGAGATAAGATCAAAGAGTGGGAAATGAGAGATTCTGCGGGTTACTCTCTACCAAATACAGGAATAGATGTCAATCTATATTCGAACCTGAAAGCAGATAACAAAATCAAGCCTTCTCGTTTTTCCGGATATATACAAGACACTTATAAACTTAATACAGACAATGGCTTGTTTATTATAAATGCCGGAGTCAGAGCCAGCTATTGGACTTTAAATAAAGAACTGATAGTAAGCCCACGTGGAGCTATAGCTTTTGTACCCAGCGGAATCGAAAACTTCTCGATACGACTAGCGGGAGGCATTTATTATCAGGCTCCTTTTTACAAAGAATTCCAGAAAATAGTAAACGTAGATGGTAATAATGTTATCGAGCTGAATAAGGATATTAAATCACAAAAATCGATTCATGTCGTACTAGGAAGTGATTATTATTTTGGAGGCGGGGGCGAACACAACTCTCCACCTCTGAAGTTATCAGGAGAAATATACTATAAGAAATTATCTGACTTGATTCCATATACAGTAAACAATGTAAAAATACGTTATTCAGGAGAAAATAGTTCTAAAGGCTTTGCTCTAGGGATGGACATGAAGCTGTACGGAGAATTTATTCCGGGTGTAGATAGCTGGATTAGTCTGGGAATAATGAAAACGCAACAGGAAATAGATGGACAAAAAGTTCCTCTACCCACGGATCAACGTTTCAACTTTGCCTTATTTTATCAAGATTATATGCCGGGATATGAACGCCTAAAAATGAGCCTTAGGGGACTATGGTCGCAAGGCTTACCCGTTTCTGCACCATACAAAGGGTATGAAAACGGATATTTCCGCACACCGGCATATAAACGTGTAGATATCGGTTTTTCGTGGCAAATACTAGGCGAAAACTTCGCTATAAGAAATACAAATTCGCTATGTAAAGCACTAAAAAACATCTGGCTAGGAATAGATATCTTTAATATATTCGACATGCAAAATACAAATACGTATTATTGGATTACAGATATCTACAATCACCAATATGCCGTACCAAATTATCTGACCGGACGCCAAGTAAACGCAAAACTATTAATCGAATTTTAG
- a CDS encoding iron-containing alcohol dehydrogenase → MENFSLANPVKIIFGEGMIKEITNEIPQGSKVLMTYGGGSIKKNGVYDQAVKALSGYEWHEFGGIEPNPHYETCMKAVAVIKEKGIDFILSVGGGSVLDATKFISAAVYFEEGDPWQILSKGSKVKKAMPFGDIITLPATGSEMNSGAVITRAETQEKLAFGSPLTYPKFSVLDPTVTYSLPPRQTGNGVVDAFVHVMEQYLTYNEGNSLLQDNMAEAIVKTLVEEGPKALKEPNNYDVRANLMWASTWALNGWIACGVPEDWATHMIGHELTAFYGLDHAQTLAIVLPGVMTVLKDQKGRKITRLGKEVFGIQGSDAIDRTIKAVEDFFESMGVKTHLSDYGLGYEAINKVAERLGNRGWKLGECHNITADVIKDILTLRK, encoded by the coding sequence ATGGAAAATTTTTCATTAGCAAATCCCGTAAAGATTATATTCGGGGAAGGAATGATCAAAGAGATTACAAACGAAATACCTCAAGGCAGTAAAGTGTTGATGACTTACGGAGGAGGCAGTATAAAGAAAAACGGAGTGTACGATCAGGCTGTAAAAGCTTTAAGCGGTTACGAATGGCATGAATTTGGAGGAATAGAACCAAATCCACACTATGAAACCTGCATGAAGGCTGTCGCTGTAATCAAAGAAAAGGGTATCGATTTTATATTATCCGTAGGTGGCGGATCGGTTCTTGACGCTACAAAGTTTATTTCTGCCGCAGTCTATTTCGAAGAGGGTGATCCGTGGCAGATACTGTCTAAAGGCAGCAAAGTAAAGAAAGCTATGCCTTTTGGTGACATTATTACATTGCCTGCTACAGGATCAGAAATGAATAGCGGAGCTGTAATAACCCGTGCCGAAACTCAAGAAAAACTTGCATTTGGTTCTCCCCTCACCTACCCTAAGTTTTCTGTACTTGATCCGACTGTAACATATTCATTACCTCCCCGCCAAACAGGGAATGGAGTTGTAGATGCTTTTGTACATGTAATGGAGCAATACCTGACGTATAACGAAGGAAATTCTTTGCTGCAAGATAATATGGCTGAAGCTATTGTAAAAACATTGGTAGAAGAAGGACCTAAAGCACTGAAAGAACCTAACAACTATGACGTTCGTGCCAATCTGATGTGGGCTTCAACGTGGGCACTGAATGGCTGGATTGCCTGCGGTGTGCCCGAAGACTGGGCTACTCACATGATCGGACATGAACTTACAGCTTTCTATGGACTTGATCATGCCCAAACTCTTGCTATTGTATTACCGGGAGTAATGACAGTACTAAAAGATCAGAAAGGAAGAAAGATCACTCGTCTTGGAAAAGAGGTGTTTGGCATCCAAGGAAGCGATGCAATAGATAGAACGATTAAAGCAGTGGAAGACTTCTTCGAATCGATGGGTGTAAAAACTCATCTGTCAGACTACGGATTGGGCTACGAGGCTATAAATAAAGTAGCTGAGCGATTAGGAAACCGTGGATGGAAACTCGGTGAATGTCATAATATTACTGCTGATGTAATCAAAGACATCTTGACTTTAAGAAAATAA